The Streptomyces luteogriseus genome includes a window with the following:
- a CDS encoding NAD(P)-dependent alcohol dehydrogenase — MTTVAAYAAPAPKAPLERTTIERREVREFDVLIDIKFAGICHSDIHQAQEGWGEAIFPMVPGHEIAGVVSAVGPGVTKFAVGDRVGVGCMVDSCRECENCKAGREQYCVQGNVPTYNGIGKDGEPTYGGYSENVVVDENFVVRIPDGLSLDVAAPLLCAGITLYSPLRRFGAGPGKKVAVVGLGGLGHMGVKIAHALGAEVTVLSQSLRKQEDGLRLGADHYYATSDPKTFEELAGTFDLIVSTVSAPLDFNAYLSLLKTEGTLANVGAPEEPVSLNLFSVIGGGKTLAGSMIGGIAETQEMLDFCAEHGLGAEIELIRGDQINEAYERVQASDVRYRFVIDTATI, encoded by the coding sequence ATGACCACTGTTGCTGCGTACGCCGCTCCCGCTCCCAAGGCTCCGCTGGAGCGCACCACCATCGAGCGCCGCGAGGTCCGCGAGTTCGACGTCCTGATCGACATCAAGTTCGCCGGCATCTGCCACTCCGACATCCACCAGGCCCAGGAGGGCTGGGGCGAGGCGATCTTCCCGATGGTCCCCGGCCATGAGATAGCCGGTGTCGTCTCCGCGGTCGGCCCGGGCGTCACGAAGTTCGCCGTCGGCGACCGCGTGGGCGTCGGCTGCATGGTCGACTCCTGCCGCGAGTGCGAGAACTGCAAGGCCGGCCGTGAGCAGTACTGCGTCCAGGGCAACGTCCCGACGTACAACGGCATCGGCAAGGACGGCGAGCCCACCTACGGCGGCTACTCGGAGAACGTCGTCGTCGACGAGAACTTCGTCGTCCGCATCCCCGACGGCCTGTCGCTCGACGTCGCCGCACCGCTGCTGTGTGCCGGCATCACCCTCTACTCCCCGCTGCGCCGCTTCGGCGCCGGCCCCGGCAAGAAGGTCGCGGTCGTCGGCCTGGGCGGCCTCGGCCACATGGGCGTCAAGATCGCCCACGCCCTCGGCGCCGAGGTGACCGTGCTGTCGCAGTCCCTGCGCAAGCAGGAGGACGGCCTGCGGCTGGGCGCGGACCACTACTACGCCACCAGCGACCCGAAGACCTTCGAGGAGCTGGCCGGCACGTTCGACCTGATCGTGTCCACGGTGTCCGCCCCGCTGGACTTCAACGCCTACCTGTCGCTGCTGAAGACCGAGGGCACGCTGGCCAACGTCGGCGCCCCCGAGGAGCCCGTCTCCCTCAACCTCTTCTCGGTGATCGGTGGCGGCAAGACCCTCGCCGGTTCCATGATCGGCGGCATCGCGGAGACCCAGGAGATGCTGGACTTCTGCGCCGAGCACGGCCTCGGCGCCGAGATCGAGCTGATCCGCGGCGACCAGATCAACGAGGCGTACGAGCGGGTCCAGGCCAGCGACGTGCGCTACCGGTTCGTGATCGACACGGCGACGATCTGA
- a CDS encoding ABC transporter ATP-binding protein, with the protein MYELRAVTKHYTRSKDTVQALDGIDLTIPDGDRLVIQGPTGGGKSTLLQMLGGLDRPTSGQVVLDGIDLAALPEARLTRVRSESIGFVFQSFNLIPTLTAQENVETALVPLGVKPKQRREQAAEALKSVGLGERLAHLPGEMSGGQQQRVAIARALVKQPKVLLADEPTGNLDESTRDEIMDVLERMWEELGLSFVMVTHDSAIAKKAPRVATIRKGRISVKENARA; encoded by the coding sequence ATGTACGAACTCAGAGCCGTCACCAAGCACTACACCCGGTCCAAGGACACCGTCCAGGCCCTCGACGGCATCGACCTCACCATCCCCGACGGCGACCGACTGGTCATCCAGGGCCCCACCGGCGGCGGAAAGTCCACACTGCTCCAGATGCTCGGCGGTCTCGACCGCCCCACCTCCGGACAGGTCGTCCTGGACGGCATCGACCTCGCCGCACTGCCGGAAGCGAGGCTGACCCGGGTGAGAAGCGAAAGCATCGGCTTCGTCTTCCAGTCCTTCAACCTCATCCCGACGCTCACCGCGCAGGAAAACGTGGAGACCGCCCTCGTCCCGCTCGGCGTGAAGCCGAAACAGCGACGCGAACAGGCCGCCGAGGCACTGAAGTCGGTGGGCCTCGGCGAGCGCCTCGCGCATCTGCCCGGCGAGATGTCCGGGGGCCAGCAGCAACGCGTGGCCATCGCCCGCGCCCTGGTGAAACAGCCGAAGGTGCTCCTCGCCGACGAACCCACCGGCAATCTCGACGAGTCGACGCGCGACGAGATCATGGACGTACTCGAACGCATGTGGGAGGAACTCGGCCTCAGCTTCGTGATGGTCACCCACGACTCGGCGATAGCGAAGAAGGCTCCGCGCGTGGCGACGATCCGCAAGGGCCGGATCTCTGTCAAGGAGAACGCGCGTGCGTAA
- a CDS encoding S8 family serine peptidase gives MTSPASANGEQAAPSAKPASLTAKHRITLITGDRVVLDAKGRVIGLEHAKGRENVPAQIRKVDGHTLVIPADAARLVASGKLDQRLFDVTELNKSTTRKAQKKGLKVIVGYQGSAAATKADVREAGTLSRALKSVNADAVQTPRQDTPELWDAVTNGQKTAAGIAHVWLDGVRKASLDKSVPQIGAPKAWSAGYDGKGTKIAVLDTGVDATHDDLKGQVVGAKNFTTAPDASDKVGHGTHVASIAAGTGKKSGGTYKGVAPGAKILNGKVLDDGGFGSDSEILAGMEWAAAEGADVINLSLGGGDTPAIDPLEAAVNKLSDEKGVLFAIAAGNEGDFGEQTIGSPGSAAAALTVGAVDDKDKLADFSSRGPGMDGALKPDVTAPGVDITAASAPGNQIAQEVGEKPAGYMSISGTSMATPHVAGAAAILKQQHPDWKYAELKGALTGSTKGGKYTPFEQGSGRIQVDKAIKQSVIAEPVSVSFGVQQWPHTDDKPVTKELTYRNLGTKDVTLKLTSTATNPKGQAVPSGFFKLGATSVTVPAGGKASVPFTVNTKLGGTVDGAYSAYVTATGGGQTVRTAAAVQREVESYDVTLKFLDRDGKAAKNYSADLTGIAGLGKGKGAAPYDEDGTVTARVPKGTYILNTSIYAGDDPEKFEGADWLAQPKLNVGKNTTITLDARKAKPVDITVPATGVTSEFASADYTVETDDTSYGFGWWLDSYDNFRTAHVGPQITDGSVTQQWDGHWSKGANEEYNVVAGGKVKQLATGFTKHYKASELATVKAGLGASASGKKGSVNAVGWMPWSSSASSIGMQQALPGTRTIHLSAQGGVKWQLEFAQSGGVDEDGFPVDEAAYAMGTHTFAAGKSYSKTVNTAVFGPRLTGDFGVIREGNQIYGSLPLFADGKGNVGYSKFSAVDTTLHRNGTKVGSNDDPLFGDKQFKVPAADAEYKLTTSVKRSVKVAAASTRVDASWTFRSKKTSGITKLPVSTARFGATTGLDSKAPADKTVKVPVTVEGAAKGGNLKSLSVYVSYDYGKTWKKLTVKDGKVSVKNPAKGKAISFHAKIADKKGNKSTISIYNAYYGK, from the coding sequence ATGACCAGCCCGGCCTCGGCCAACGGCGAGCAGGCGGCACCGTCCGCCAAGCCGGCGTCCCTTACCGCCAAGCACCGCATCACACTCATCACCGGCGACCGAGTCGTCCTGGACGCCAAGGGCCGCGTCATCGGCCTGGAACACGCCAAGGGCCGTGAGAACGTCCCCGCCCAGATCCGCAAGGTCGACGGCCACACCCTCGTCATCCCGGCCGACGCGGCCCGCCTGGTCGCCAGCGGCAAGCTCGACCAACGGCTCTTCGACGTCACCGAGCTCAACAAGTCCACGACCCGCAAGGCCCAGAAGAAGGGCCTGAAGGTCATCGTCGGCTACCAGGGCAGCGCCGCCGCGACCAAGGCCGACGTCCGTGAGGCCGGCACCCTGAGCCGCGCGCTGAAGTCCGTGAACGCGGACGCGGTGCAGACGCCGCGGCAGGACACGCCCGAACTCTGGGACGCGGTCACCAACGGCCAGAAGACCGCCGCCGGGATCGCGCACGTCTGGCTCGACGGCGTCCGCAAGGCCAGCCTCGACAAGTCCGTCCCGCAGATCGGCGCACCCAAGGCCTGGTCGGCCGGCTACGACGGCAAGGGCACCAAGATCGCCGTCCTGGACACCGGTGTCGACGCCACCCACGACGACCTCAAGGGCCAGGTGGTCGGCGCCAAGAACTTCACCACCGCGCCCGACGCCTCCGACAAGGTCGGCCACGGCACGCATGTCGCCTCCATCGCGGCCGGCACGGGCAAGAAGTCCGGCGGTACGTACAAGGGTGTCGCGCCCGGCGCGAAGATCCTCAACGGCAAGGTCCTCGACGACGGCGGCTTCGGCAGCGACTCCGAGATCCTCGCCGGCATGGAGTGGGCCGCCGCCGAGGGCGCCGACGTCATCAACTTGAGCCTGGGCGGCGGCGACACGCCCGCGATCGACCCGCTGGAAGCGGCGGTGAACAAGTTGTCCGACGAGAAGGGCGTCCTGTTCGCCATCGCGGCCGGCAACGAGGGCGACTTCGGCGAGCAGACCATCGGCTCCCCGGGCAGCGCCGCCGCGGCCCTGACCGTCGGCGCCGTCGACGACAAGGACAAGCTCGCCGACTTCTCCAGCCGCGGCCCCGGCATGGACGGCGCCCTCAAGCCCGACGTGACCGCGCCCGGCGTGGACATCACCGCGGCCTCCGCCCCGGGCAACCAGATAGCCCAGGAGGTCGGCGAGAAGCCGGCCGGCTACATGTCGATCTCCGGTACGTCGATGGCGACCCCGCATGTCGCGGGCGCGGCGGCGATCCTCAAGCAGCAGCACCCGGACTGGAAGTACGCCGAGCTCAAGGGCGCCCTCACCGGCTCCACCAAGGGCGGCAAGTACACCCCGTTCGAACAGGGTTCGGGCCGGATCCAGGTCGACAAGGCCATCAAGCAGTCCGTGATCGCCGAGCCGGTCTCGGTGAGCTTCGGTGTGCAGCAGTGGCCGCACACCGACGACAAGCCGGTCACCAAGGAGCTGACGTACCGCAATCTCGGTACGAAGGACGTCACGCTGAAGCTGACGTCGACGGCCACCAACCCCAAGGGCCAGGCCGTCCCGTCCGGCTTCTTCAAACTCGGCGCCACCTCGGTGACGGTCCCGGCCGGCGGCAAGGCCTCCGTGCCGTTCACCGTCAACACGAAGCTGGGCGGCACGGTCGACGGCGCGTACTCGGCGTACGTGACGGCGACGGGCGGCGGCCAGACCGTCCGCACGGCGGCGGCGGTGCAGCGCGAGGTCGAGTCGTACGACGTGACGCTGAAGTTCCTCGACCGCGACGGCAAGGCGGCGAAGAACTACAGCGCCGACCTGACCGGGATCGCGGGCCTGGGCAAGGGCAAGGGGGCCGCGCCGTACGACGAGGACGGCACCGTCACCGCCCGTGTCCCCAAGGGCACCTACATCCTCAACACGAGCATCTACGCGGGCGACGACCCGGAGAAGTTCGAGGGCGCCGACTGGCTCGCCCAGCCCAAGCTGAACGTCGGCAAGAACACGACGATCACGCTGGACGCCCGCAAGGCCAAGCCGGTGGACATCACCGTCCCGGCCACCGGCGTCACGTCGGAGTTCGCCTCGGCCGACTACACGGTGGAGACCGATGACACCAGCTACGGCTTCGGCTGGTGGCTGGACTCCTACGACAACTTCCGCACCGCCCACGTCGGCCCGCAGATCACCGACGGTTCGGTGACCCAGCAGTGGGACGGCCACTGGTCCAAGGGCGCCAACGAGGAGTACAACGTCGTCGCCGGCGGCAAGGTCAAGCAGCTCGCCACCGGATTCACCAAGCACTACAAGGCGAGCGAGCTCGCCACGGTGAAGGCCGGTCTCGGCGCATCGGCGAGCGGCAAGAAGGGCTCGGTCAACGCGGTGGGCTGGATGCCGTGGAGCTCCAGCGCCTCCTCGATCGGCATGCAGCAGGCCCTGCCCGGCACCCGGACGATCCACCTGTCCGCCCAGGGCGGCGTGAAGTGGCAGCTCGAGTTCGCCCAGTCCGGAGGTGTGGACGAGGACGGCTTCCCGGTCGACGAGGCCGCCTACGCGATGGGCACGCACACGTTCGCCGCCGGCAAGAGCTACTCCAAGACCGTCAACACGGCCGTCTTCGGGCCGCGCCTGACCGGCGACTTCGGTGTCATCCGTGAGGGCAACCAGATCTACGGTTCCCTGCCGCTGTTCGCCGACGGCAAGGGCAACGTGGGCTACTCGAAGTTCTCCGCGGTCGACACGACCCTGCACCGCAACGGCACCAAGGTCGGCAGCAACGACGACCCGCTGTTCGGTGACAAGCAGTTCAAGGTCCCGGCCGCCGACGCCGAGTACAAGCTGACGACGTCGGTCAAGCGGAGCGTCAAGGTCGCCGCGGCCTCCACTCGCGTCGATGCCAGCTGGACGTTCCGCTCGAAGAAGACCAGCGGCATCACCAAGCTGCCCGTCTCCACGGCCCGCTTCGGCGCGACCACGGGTCTGGACAGCAAGGCCCCGGCCGACAAGACCGTCAAGGTCCCGGTCACCGTCGAGGGCGCGGCCAAGGGCGGCAACCTGAAGTCGCTGTCGGTGTACGTGTCGTACGACTACGGCAAGACCTGGAAGAAGCTCACCGTCAAGGACGGCAAGGTGAGCGTCAAGAACCCGGCGAAGGGGAAGGCCATCTCCTTCCACGCCAAGATCGCCGACAAGAAGGGCAACAAGTCGACGATCTCGATCTACAACGCGTACTACGGCAAGTAA
- a CDS encoding helix-turn-helix domain-containing protein → MDEQPEPAQTAGGGLDRRAELSEFLRTRRARLKPEDVGLPDFGRRRVPGLRREELAQLAGVSVAYYTRLEQGNGRNVSAEVLDAIARALRLSDAEHAHLMHLAKPKQNKKKPVARSQQVRPALRHLLDSIESVPAYVVGRRSDILAWNRMASALFGDWAEVPAQERNWARLVFLRPEYRELFVEWDQKASDIVGYLRMDAGCHPDDPRLSALVGELSVKSEEFRRLWAAHDVKEKSYGVKRMRHPLVGDLTLSFETFRLVDDGEQSLITYHAEPDSPSAEALRLLASWGADATRSGTRASTPSE, encoded by the coding sequence ATGGACGAACAGCCCGAACCCGCACAGACGGCCGGTGGCGGCCTGGACCGGCGCGCCGAGCTCAGTGAGTTCCTGCGCACCCGGCGGGCCCGGCTGAAGCCCGAGGACGTGGGGCTGCCCGACTTCGGGCGGCGGCGGGTGCCCGGGCTGCGCCGCGAGGAGCTGGCGCAGCTGGCCGGGGTGTCCGTGGCGTACTACACGCGGCTGGAGCAGGGCAACGGCCGCAACGTCTCCGCGGAGGTGCTGGACGCGATCGCGCGCGCCCTGCGGCTGAGCGACGCCGAGCACGCGCACCTGATGCACCTGGCGAAGCCGAAGCAGAACAAGAAGAAGCCGGTGGCGCGCAGCCAGCAGGTTCGGCCGGCGCTGCGGCATCTGCTGGACTCCATCGAGTCCGTCCCGGCGTACGTCGTCGGGCGCCGCTCGGACATCCTGGCCTGGAACCGGATGGCGTCGGCCCTCTTCGGCGACTGGGCGGAGGTGCCGGCCCAGGAGCGGAACTGGGCGCGGCTGGTGTTTCTGCGGCCCGAGTACCGCGAGCTGTTCGTCGAGTGGGACCAGAAGGCGTCCGACATCGTCGGCTACCTGCGCATGGACGCGGGCTGCCACCCGGACGACCCGCGGCTGTCCGCCCTGGTGGGCGAGCTGTCGGTGAAGAGCGAGGAGTTCCGCCGCCTCTGGGCCGCCCACGACGTCAAGGAGAAGAGCTACGGCGTCAAGCGCATGCGCCACCCGCTGGTCGGCGACCTGACCCTGTCCTTCGAGACGTTCCGCCTGGTCGACGACGGCGAGCAGTCCCTGATCACCTACCACGCGGAACCGGACAGCCCGTCGGCGGAGGCCCTGCGCCTGCTGGCCAGCTGGGGAGCGGACGCGACCCGCTCGGGCACCAGGGCTTCGACGCCGTCGGAGTGA
- a CDS encoding L,D-transpeptidase: MTVSKRRKGLTVASALLGGVLMLSACSGGDDSASGGDGGDSSQSKVDEAAAKKTSEAQIKITPEDGSDNASINNSAAVTVSKGTLTDVKMTTSEGTEVSGQISADKTSWKPTAQLERSTTYKLAAEAKDSDGRVAHENASFTTVSPANSFIGNFTPDDGTTVGVGMPVSINFDKAITNKAAVQKGIKVSTTGGQEVACHWFNANRMDCRPEDYWKEGSTVTLKLALDGVEGAKGVFGVQQKTVTFKIGRNQVSYVDAKTKKMKITQDGKTVRTIPISAGSPENKTYEGIMVMSEKFKETRMNGATVGFTDDDGKGEYDIKDVPHAIRLSSSGTFIHGNYWGAKSIFGSVNTSHGCVGLQDAKGANDPNTPGAWFYNNSMLGDVVVVENTGDKTVAPDNGLNGWNMSWADWKAGSAV; this comes from the coding sequence ATGACGGTCAGTAAGCGGCGCAAGGGCCTGACGGTCGCGTCCGCACTGCTCGGCGGAGTGCTGATGCTCTCGGCGTGTTCCGGAGGCGACGACAGCGCCTCCGGGGGCGACGGAGGCGACAGCTCCCAGTCGAAGGTCGACGAGGCCGCGGCGAAGAAGACCTCCGAGGCCCAGATCAAGATCACACCCGAGGACGGCTCCGACAACGCCTCCATCAACAACTCCGCCGCCGTCACCGTGAGCAAGGGCACGCTCACGGACGTCAAAATGACGACGTCGGAGGGTACCGAGGTCAGCGGCCAGATATCCGCCGACAAGACCAGCTGGAAGCCGACCGCCCAGCTGGAGCGGTCCACCACCTACAAGCTGGCGGCCGAGGCTAAGGACTCCGACGGTCGCGTCGCCCACGAGAACGCCTCGTTCACCACGGTCTCCCCGGCCAACAGCTTCATCGGCAACTTCACGCCGGACGACGGCACCACCGTGGGCGTCGGCATGCCGGTCTCGATCAACTTCGACAAGGCGATCACCAACAAGGCCGCGGTCCAGAAGGGCATCAAGGTCAGCACGACCGGGGGCCAGGAAGTCGCCTGCCACTGGTTCAACGCCAACCGCATGGACTGCCGGCCCGAGGACTACTGGAAGGAAGGCTCCACCGTCACGCTGAAGCTCGCGCTCGACGGCGTCGAGGGAGCCAAGGGCGTCTTCGGCGTCCAGCAGAAGACGGTCACCTTCAAGATCGGCCGCAACCAGGTCTCGTACGTCGACGCGAAGACCAAGAAGATGAAGATCACGCAGGACGGCAAGACCGTCCGCACGATCCCGATCTCCGCCGGCTCGCCCGAGAACAAGACGTACGAGGGCATCATGGTGATGTCCGAGAAGTTCAAGGAGACGCGCATGAACGGCGCGACCGTGGGCTTCACGGACGACGACGGCAAGGGCGAGTACGACATCAAGGACGTGCCGCACGCCATCCGCCTCTCCAGCTCGGGCACCTTCATCCACGGCAACTACTGGGGCGCGAAGTCCATCTTCGGCAGCGTGAACACCAGCCACGGCTGCGTCGGCCTGCAGGACGCCAAGGGTGCGAACGACCCGAACACGCCGGGCGCGTGGTTCTACAACAACTCGATGCTCGGCGACGTGGTGGTCGTCGAGAACACCGGCGACAAGACGGTCGCGCCGGACAACGGCCTCAATGGCTGGAACATGAGCTGGGCCGACTGGAAGGCCGGTTCCGCGGTCTGA
- a CDS encoding ABC transporter permease, with amino-acid sequence MFFTYLRRELRRRRKAALVVASGLALGIALVIVVTSVSAGMGRAQDKVLRSLYGLGTDMTVTKSAAPAGSSSERPRFRFDAQDDDSGGEQSSDRVMVQGFQTLAGTTVGEVDAQSGVADAVGGLSLQVVKVSGAFTRGRFEQGESGGGQGGGRGGAQPSPQGRVEGGGADFDVNSYSVYGTDVTKPALGPLTSSKITSGRAFTTGETNAEVAVADAAYAKEKKLKAGSTVTVKGTKFKVVGIATADSGDAAADLYIPLKRAQTLADVKDKVTTIYVKATDSQRIDSVKSEIGKNIPGTTVTTSADLADTVSGSLATASSLAASVGTWLSVVVLVAAFLVAGLLTSSAVSRRVREFGTLKALGWKSGRVTRQVVGEAVVNGLVGGALGIALGLAGAYAVTAVSPTLQAQLGGGGGAGGGGFGGIGGGPGREAAGRTLDVALTAPVSLTTIALAVALAVTGGLIAGAFGGWRASRLRPADALRRVE; translated from the coding sequence ATGTTCTTCACCTACCTGAGGCGCGAGTTGCGCCGCCGCAGAAAGGCGGCCCTCGTCGTCGCCTCCGGACTCGCGCTCGGTATCGCGCTGGTCATCGTCGTCACCTCCGTGTCCGCCGGTATGGGCAGGGCGCAGGACAAGGTCCTCCGGTCGCTGTACGGACTGGGCACGGACATGACCGTCACCAAGTCCGCGGCGCCGGCCGGGAGCAGCTCCGAACGGCCGCGCTTCCGCTTCGACGCCCAGGACGACGACTCGGGCGGTGAGCAGAGCAGCGACCGCGTCATGGTGCAGGGCTTCCAGACGCTGGCGGGTACGACGGTGGGCGAGGTCGACGCGCAGAGCGGTGTCGCGGACGCCGTGGGCGGGCTGAGCCTCCAGGTCGTCAAGGTCAGCGGGGCCTTCACACGCGGCCGGTTCGAGCAGGGGGAGAGCGGCGGCGGACAGGGCGGTGGCCGGGGCGGGGCCCAGCCCTCGCCGCAGGGCCGGGTGGAGGGCGGCGGCGCCGACTTCGACGTCAACAGCTACTCCGTCTACGGCACCGACGTCACCAAGCCGGCCCTCGGCCCGCTGACCTCCTCGAAGATCACCAGCGGCCGTGCCTTCACGACGGGCGAGACGAACGCGGAGGTCGCCGTCGCGGATGCGGCGTATGCCAAGGAGAAGAAGCTCAAGGCCGGGTCCACCGTCACCGTCAAGGGCACGAAGTTCAAGGTGGTCGGCATCGCCACGGCCGACAGCGGGGACGCGGCCGCCGACCTCTACATCCCGCTGAAGCGGGCCCAGACGCTCGCCGACGTCAAGGACAAGGTCACGACGATCTACGTCAAGGCCACCGACTCGCAGCGGATCGACAGCGTCAAGTCGGAGATCGGCAAGAACATCCCGGGCACGACGGTCACCACCTCCGCCGACCTCGCCGACACCGTCTCCGGCTCCCTGGCCACGGCCTCCTCCCTCGCCGCGAGCGTCGGCACGTGGCTGTCGGTCGTGGTGCTCGTGGCCGCGTTCCTGGTGGCCGGGCTGCTGACGTCCTCGGCGGTCTCCCGCCGGGTGCGCGAGTTCGGCACGCTCAAGGCGCTGGGCTGGAAGTCGGGCCGGGTGACCCGGCAGGTCGTCGGCGAGGCGGTGGTCAACGGCCTCGTGGGCGGTGCGCTCGGGATCGCGCTGGGGCTGGCGGGGGCGTACGCCGTGACGGCTGTGAGTCCCACGCTGCAGGCGCAGTTGGGCGGGGGAGGCGGAGCGGGCGGTGGCGGCTTCGGGGGCATCGGGGGCGGCCCGGGCCGTGAGGCCGCGGGGAGGACCCTCGACGTCGCCCTCACCGCTCCGGTCAGCCTGACGACCATCGCCCTGGCGGTGGCCCTGGCTGTGACGGGCGGGTTGATCGCGGGGGCCTTCGGTGGTTGGCGGGCCTCCAGACTGCGCCCGGCGGACGCACTGCGGCGGGTGGAGTAG
- a CDS encoding VOC family protein, whose translation MTVQLNHTIVVAHDKRASARFLADLLGLDVSPPYGPFLPVEISNGVTLDFMDSPGAITPQHYAFLVSEDEFDEIFDRIRQAGLTYWADPFHSRPGEINHNDGGRGAYFDDPDGHRLEIITRPYGSGG comes from the coding sequence ATGACCGTGCAGCTCAACCACACCATCGTCGTCGCCCACGACAAACGCGCCTCGGCCCGGTTCCTCGCCGACCTCCTGGGGCTCGACGTGAGCCCGCCCTACGGTCCGTTCCTCCCGGTCGAGATCTCCAACGGCGTGACGCTGGACTTCATGGACAGCCCCGGCGCCATCACGCCGCAGCACTACGCCTTCCTCGTCTCGGAGGACGAGTTCGACGAGATCTTCGACCGTATCCGGCAGGCCGGCCTGACCTACTGGGCGGACCCGTTCCACAGCCGCCCCGGCGAGATCAACCACAACGACGGCGGCCGGGGGGCCTACTTCGACGACCCCGACGGCCACCGCCTGGAGATCATCACGAGGCCCTACGGCAGCGGCGGCTGA
- the hutH gene encoding histidine ammonia-lyase codes for MHTVVVGTSGVTASDVLAVARGGARVELSEEAVAALAAAREIVEALAAKPDPVYGVSTGFGALATRHISPELRAQLQRNIVRSHAAGMGPAVEREVVRALMFLRLKTVCSGRTGVRPEVAQTMADLLNAQITPVVHEYGSLGCSGDLAPLSHCALALMGEGDAEGPDGVVRPAAELLAAHGIQPVELREKEGLALLNGTDGMLGMLVMALADLETLYRSADVTAALSLEGLLGTDKVLAPELHAIRPHPGQAASAANMLAVLKGSGLTGHHQDDAPRVQDAYSVRCAPQVAGAGRDTMTHARLVADRELAAAVDNPVVLPDGRVESNGNFHGAPVAYVLDFLAIAAADLGSIAERRTDRLLDKNRSHGLPPFLADDAGVDSGLMIAQYTQAALVSELKRLAVPASADSIPSSAMQEDHVSMGWSAARKLRTAVDNLTRVIAIELYAATRAVELREGLTPAPASQAVIEAVREAGVQGPGPDRFLAPDLAAADAFVRDGRLLAAVEKVTGPLQ; via the coding sequence ATGCACACTGTGGTGGTGGGGACGTCCGGGGTGACCGCGTCCGACGTGCTCGCCGTGGCGCGCGGCGGCGCCCGCGTCGAGCTCTCCGAGGAGGCCGTGGCCGCCCTCGCCGCGGCCCGCGAGATCGTGGAAGCGCTGGCGGCCAAGCCGGACCCCGTGTACGGCGTGAGCACCGGCTTCGGCGCCCTGGCGACCCGGCACATCAGCCCGGAGCTGCGCGCACAGCTCCAGCGCAACATCGTCCGCTCGCACGCCGCCGGGATGGGCCCGGCCGTGGAGCGGGAAGTCGTCCGCGCGCTGATGTTCCTGCGGCTGAAGACCGTCTGCTCCGGGCGCACCGGCGTCCGGCCCGAGGTCGCGCAGACCATGGCCGACCTCCTCAACGCCCAGATCACCCCCGTCGTGCACGAGTACGGCTCCCTCGGCTGCTCCGGCGACCTCGCGCCGCTGTCCCACTGCGCGCTGGCGCTCATGGGCGAGGGCGACGCCGAGGGCCCCGACGGTGTCGTGCGCCCGGCCGCGGAACTCCTCGCCGCGCACGGCATCCAGCCGGTCGAACTGCGCGAGAAGGAGGGCCTGGCCCTCCTCAACGGCACCGACGGCATGCTCGGCATGCTGGTGATGGCCCTGGCCGACCTGGAGACGCTCTACCGGTCCGCCGACGTCACCGCCGCCCTGTCCCTGGAGGGCCTGCTCGGCACCGACAAGGTCCTCGCACCCGAACTGCACGCCATCCGGCCCCACCCGGGGCAGGCAGCCAGCGCCGCCAACATGCTGGCCGTGCTGAAGGGCTCGGGCCTGACCGGGCACCACCAGGACGACGCCCCGCGCGTCCAGGACGCCTACTCGGTGCGCTGCGCCCCGCAGGTCGCCGGCGCCGGGCGCGACACCATGACCCACGCCCGGCTGGTCGCCGACCGCGAGCTGGCGGCCGCCGTGGACAACCCCGTCGTCCTGCCCGACGGGCGCGTGGAGTCCAACGGCAACTTCCACGGCGCGCCCGTGGCCTACGTCCTGGACTTCCTCGCCATCGCCGCCGCCGACCTCGGCTCCATCGCGGAGCGGCGCACCGACCGGCTGCTCGACAAGAACCGCAGCCACGGCCTGCCGCCGTTCCTCGCCGACGACGCCGGTGTGGACTCGGGCCTGATGATCGCTCAGTACACGCAGGCCGCGCTGGTGAGCGAGCTGAAGCGGCTCGCCGTACCGGCGTCCGCCGACTCGATCCCGTCCTCCGCCATGCAGGAGGACCATGTCTCGATGGGCTGGTCGGCGGCGCGCAAGCTGCGCACGGCCGTCGACAACCTCACCCGTGTGATCGCCATCGAGCTCTACGCCGCCACGCGCGCGGTGGAGTTGCGTGAGGGGCTCACCCCGGCGCCGGCGTCGCAGGCGGTCATCGAGGCCGTACGCGAGGCGGGAGTCCAGGGGCCCGGTCCGGACCGGTTCCTCGCGCCCGACCTCGCCGCGGCGGACGCGTTCGTGCGCGACGGGCGGCTGCTGGCGGCGGTCGAGAAGGTCACCGGGCCGCTCCAGTAG